From Algoriphagus sp. NG3, the proteins below share one genomic window:
- a CDS encoding DUF2490 domain-containing protein — MKKILFALVFAPISLLAQSSETGNWLIYFGDKKINSKFNWHHEVQYRSYNFLGDTEQLLLRTGIGYNLSENNNNILLGYAFIYSEPYIGDTDIKNEFNENRIYQQFITRQTFGRFALQHRYRFEQRFFEDDFRLRLRYFLGLNVALNKSQLDDHTLYLSAYNEIFMNTVKTYFDRNRLYGGIGYRFSIKARAEIGMMNQSANNSSRNQLNIITFLNF, encoded by the coding sequence ATGAAAAAAATTCTATTTGCATTAGTATTCGCTCCAATATCACTTCTGGCTCAAAGTAGCGAAACAGGTAACTGGCTGATCTATTTTGGCGACAAAAAAATCAATTCCAAGTTTAACTGGCATCATGAAGTCCAGTATCGCAGCTATAATTTTTTAGGTGATACAGAGCAGCTGCTACTGAGGACAGGAATAGGATATAATCTTTCAGAAAACAACAACAATATCCTGCTGGGATATGCTTTTATCTACAGTGAACCATATATCGGAGATACGGACATAAAAAACGAGTTTAATGAAAACCGTATCTATCAACAGTTTATTACCAGACAAACCTTTGGTCGCTTCGCTTTGCAACATCGCTATAGATTCGAACAACGCTTTTTTGAAGATGACTTTAGACTTAGGCTTCGATACTTTTTGGGGCTGAATGTGGCTTTGAACAAAAGTCAGCTGGATGATCATACGCTATATTTATCCGCCTATAACGAAATCTTCATGAATACCGTAAAGACATACTTTGACAGAAACAGGCTTTATGGAGGGATTGGATACCGATTTTCGATAAAAGCCAGAGCAGAAATAGGTATGATGAATCAATCCGCAAATAATTCTTCCCGAAATCAACTGAATATCATCACATTTCTGAATTTTTAA
- a CDS encoding KTSC domain-containing protein, which translates to MKRINEYKKLFGVEKEIDLGTLKKTYRNLVKEWHPDKFQDGDALKVEAELQSRRIIDGYHFLVSIAPETHTANREAYTETINVAGIADYHHKGMVLEITFVDGSTYEYFGVTANVFRKMINSDKINRFAKRAIYPNYIYRKTKKSTEAE; encoded by the coding sequence ATGAAGCGCATCAACGAATACAAGAAACTTTTCGGAGTGGAAAAAGAAATAGATCTGGGCACGCTCAAAAAGACCTACCGAAATCTGGTGAAGGAGTGGCATCCCGACAAATTTCAGGATGGGGATGCCTTGAAAGTAGAAGCAGAGTTGCAAAGCCGTAGGATTATCGACGGATATCATTTTTTGGTAAGCATAGCACCGGAAACGCATACGGCAAACCGGGAGGCCTACACTGAAACAATCAATGTTGCGGGTATTGCAGATTATCATCACAAGGGCATGGTGTTGGAAATCACCTTTGTGGATGGATCTACTTACGAGTACTTTGGTGTCACCGCGAATGTGTTTCGCAAGATGATCAACAGTGATAAGATCAACCGTTTTGCCAAGCGGGCCATTTATCCCAATTATATCTATAGAAAAACAAAGAAGAGTACGGAGGCGGAGTAA
- a CDS encoding HAEPLYID family protein — MNFKYLLLSMLIWATIGNSIAQITNAEKDSIYIHQIEEQKEPDKVLHAEPLYIDLIRDLGARKGEKEWNVGLGLTDNLKFDSYEALIEYEWAPINRLGLEVELPLTFYAPINGTERDSIPSNQLNSLKLAAQWTFLVNAPLATSMALGYINEFELSDFRNFGNPLIKGNVYNPFLVVAKRWGTNYHTLIYTGPMFHQDFIHKGMHITYDINTSFHYMISGTRNFIGIELNQTIQDHNLNTVMRPQMRVALSESLLVGIVAGIPVHKGNERLSSFVRLIWEPGH; from the coding sequence GTGAATTTCAAGTATTTATTACTGTCTATGTTGATATGGGCAACTATCGGTAATTCCATTGCCCAAATCACCAATGCAGAAAAGGACAGCATCTATATACACCAGATTGAAGAGCAAAAAGAACCGGATAAGGTACTACATGCCGAGCCTCTCTACATAGATTTAATTAGGGATCTGGGTGCGCGAAAAGGGGAAAAAGAATGGAATGTGGGGCTAGGTCTAACCGATAACCTGAAATTTGACTCCTATGAAGCCCTCATCGAATACGAATGGGCGCCTATAAACCGACTGGGGCTGGAAGTAGAATTGCCCCTTACATTTTATGCACCTATCAATGGAACCGAACGGGACTCGATCCCTTCCAACCAATTAAACAGCCTCAAGCTTGCAGCACAGTGGACCTTCCTCGTCAATGCTCCATTAGCGACCTCTATGGCTTTAGGGTACATCAATGAATTTGAATTATCAGATTTCAGAAACTTTGGCAATCCTTTGATCAAAGGGAACGTTTATAACCCCTTTCTAGTCGTCGCCAAACGATGGGGCACCAATTACCATACACTCATCTATACCGGCCCTATGTTTCACCAGGATTTTATTCACAAGGGGATGCATATCACCTATGATATCAATACTAGTTTTCACTACATGATTTCCGGTACCAGAAATTTTATTGGGATAGAGCTTAACCAAACTATCCAAGACCATAACCTCAACACGGTGATGCGCCCGCAGATGAGGGTGGCTTTGAGCGAAAGTCTCCTGGTAGGCATAGTCGCCGGTATCCCAGTCCATAAAGGGAACGAACGTCTAAGTTCATTTGTGAGGTTGATATGGGAGCCTGGGCATTAA
- a CDS encoding SDR family oxidoreductase: MSKILITGASGHFGMSTINFLIEKEVPASSITGLVRDESKAKDLSDKGINIKVGDYADYQSLVTAFQGVDKLLLISGTDFSNRASQHRNVINAAKEAGVKHVSYTSFERKNEGDDSPISLIANSHIETELALKESGLSYTIFRNNLYLDVIPHFVGQQVLETGIFFPAGEGRVAFASRENFAEATANVLMETGHENKEYAMNNIENYTFQTIADELSALTGSKVSYVSPSKEVYSETLTKAGVHAEYIGMFSSFAEAINQGEFERMNSDLETLLGKKPVSLKEYLTQTYGGIK, encoded by the coding sequence ATGAGCAAAATCCTAATAACAGGTGCTTCCGGCCATTTCGGCATGTCCACCATTAATTTCCTTATTGAAAAAGAAGTTCCGGCATCTTCTATCACAGGCCTTGTACGGGATGAGTCCAAAGCAAAGGATCTCAGCGATAAGGGGATCAACATAAAGGTCGGCGATTATGCTGACTACCAAAGCTTGGTCACCGCATTTCAAGGAGTGGATAAACTTCTATTGATTTCCGGAACAGATTTCAGTAATCGTGCTTCTCAGCATAGAAATGTAATCAATGCCGCCAAAGAAGCTGGTGTAAAACATGTATCATATACCAGTTTTGAACGGAAAAATGAGGGTGATGATTCTCCTATCTCACTAATTGCCAACTCTCATATAGAAACTGAGCTTGCACTTAAGGAGAGCGGATTGAGTTATACTATATTCAGGAATAATCTCTACTTGGACGTCATTCCACATTTTGTTGGGCAGCAGGTTTTGGAAACGGGTATTTTCTTTCCTGCTGGAGAAGGTAGAGTTGCATTTGCATCACGTGAAAATTTCGCTGAAGCAACAGCCAATGTGCTGATGGAAACAGGCCATGAAAACAAGGAATATGCGATGAATAACATTGAGAACTACACATTCCAAACAATTGCCGATGAGCTTTCAGCATTGACAGGGAGTAAAGTTTCCTATGTAAGTCCTAGCAAGGAAGTTTATAGCGAAACGCTGACAAAGGCCGGTGTGCATGCGGAGTATATAGGAATGTTCTCCAGTTTTGCCGAAGCGATCAATCAAGGTGAATTTGAACGTATGAACTCAGACCTGGAGACTTTGCTGGGCAAAAAACCGGTTTCTTTGAAAGAGTATCTGACCCAGACTTATGGAGGTATCAAATAG
- a CDS encoding alpha-amylase family protein — protein sequence MKRISYFSMRPVCKDLIYGLIFMLLPLGSLAQSSSWPDSIPWWKANNLRVIQTNLPAYEAETLNADSLIADLKSLSANTLIINAGGIMAFYPTQLEYQYTNPYMKENMLGDVITKCHENGIKVIVRFDFSRAHKSIFDKQPDWFYLSPEGKRIVNDDMYVISINAPYEQEQLFNIIEEVIDGYPIDGIFINMPGYATKNAYTGEYHGIDQNPYDMKRFSEYSNGMKLPVTEDYSDPVFTKYQEFKQYTSEDLMRRVHELVKSKNEQIAICTYSEKYVDIIRHESQTNSLPYWPYNASDNVNNTIHSYPDHIVSNASIQQISFQSRYNAVEPEEVAIRLYENIANGSGLDMSIMGDFRDYEDERNFDIYRKVYALHKKYEPYFGNYTSPAKVAVIAPGSWPSGDAAHEYRGIQLMLKESHIQFDIVEKSQIAHLEEKLKTYKLLILPEITNLDAESLEALIRINESGTNLIATNRSLSAHPEALESLFGAKIKQLDHEGSGYYLNPADKKLFTRFEHQKLLFWKFNLGLYDFEAADEEKLPIYTPGRPGPPEKIGGHETSGYHAVGIKKHAKSNAVLLPINLGKLYYLHGYEQHKNILLDLIDYSYPEVNDLIVTDVHPRIEAVLQEYARNIPENHTSETLEGMILHLVNLTGFSGNTYFSPLPIQESRFKVKTKFEPRRIWSMIDGNDIIFDYEDGYVTFVVKELGDYEGIVIER from the coding sequence ATGAAACGGATTTCTTACTTTTCGATGCGCCCGGTCTGCAAAGACTTGATTTACGGATTGATTTTTATGCTTTTGCCGCTTGGCTCCCTGGCTCAATCCTCTTCCTGGCCTGACAGTATTCCTTGGTGGAAAGCAAATAACCTAAGGGTGATCCAAACCAACCTGCCTGCATATGAGGCTGAAACCCTCAATGCGGATTCCCTGATTGCTGATCTTAAAAGCCTCTCTGCAAATACCCTTATCATCAATGCGGGAGGAATTATGGCTTTCTACCCTACCCAACTGGAATATCAGTACACCAATCCCTACATGAAGGAGAACATGCTGGGCGATGTCATCACCAAGTGCCATGAGAATGGAATTAAAGTAATCGTAAGATTCGATTTCAGCAGGGCGCATAAAAGTATTTTTGATAAGCAACCTGATTGGTTTTACCTCTCTCCCGAGGGGAAACGGATCGTGAATGACGATATGTATGTGATCTCGATCAATGCGCCTTATGAACAAGAGCAGCTGTTCAACATTATAGAAGAAGTAATTGATGGCTACCCTATCGATGGTATTTTTATCAATATGCCGGGATACGCCACCAAAAATGCCTATACCGGGGAATATCATGGGATTGATCAGAATCCATATGATATGAAACGCTTTTCGGAATACAGCAACGGGATGAAGCTTCCTGTGACAGAAGACTACAGTGATCCGGTTTTCACGAAATACCAGGAATTCAAGCAATACACCTCTGAAGACCTGATGCGCCGTGTCCATGAACTGGTCAAATCCAAAAACGAGCAGATCGCCATCTGTACCTACTCTGAGAAATATGTGGATATCATCCGACATGAGTCTCAGACCAATTCCCTGCCTTACTGGCCATATAATGCCTCGGACAATGTGAACAACACCATCCATTCCTATCCAGATCACATTGTCAGCAATGCCAGTATCCAGCAGATTTCCTTTCAGTCCCGATACAATGCCGTAGAGCCAGAGGAGGTTGCTATCCGGTTGTACGAAAATATCGCCAATGGCTCAGGATTGGACATGAGCATTATGGGGGATTTCCGTGATTATGAGGATGAGCGGAATTTTGATATCTATAGGAAGGTATATGCATTGCATAAGAAGTATGAGCCCTATTTTGGGAACTATACCTCGCCAGCTAAAGTAGCTGTAATAGCACCGGGATCATGGCCGTCGGGTGATGCCGCACATGAGTATCGTGGTATCCAACTCATGCTTAAGGAATCCCATATCCAGTTTGATATCGTAGAGAAAAGCCAGATTGCGCATCTGGAAGAAAAGCTCAAGACCTATAAACTGCTGATCCTACCTGAAATCACAAACTTAGACGCAGAATCCTTGGAAGCACTTATCCGGATCAATGAATCCGGCACCAACCTAATTGCTACCAATCGGTCTTTGTCAGCACATCCTGAAGCGTTGGAAAGTTTGTTTGGAGCCAAAATCAAGCAACTTGATCATGAGGGAAGTGGCTATTACCTCAATCCCGCGGATAAAAAGCTCTTCACCAGGTTTGAGCATCAAAAACTGCTTTTCTGGAAATTCAACTTGGGATTATATGACTTTGAAGCCGCGGATGAAGAAAAACTTCCTATCTATACTCCTGGAAGACCTGGCCCACCGGAGAAAATCGGCGGCCACGAAACCTCAGGCTACCATGCGGTTGGTATAAAGAAACACGCCAAAAGCAACGCTGTTCTCCTTCCGATCAATCTCGGCAAACTGTATTACCTGCATGGCTATGAGCAGCATAAAAACATCCTATTGGACCTGATTGATTATTCCTACCCTGAAGTGAATGACTTGATCGTCACCGACGTGCATCCACGTATAGAAGCTGTACTACAAGAGTATGCCCGGAATATCCCTGAAAATCACACTAGCGAAACCCTGGAAGGGATGATCCTTCATTTGGTCAATCTCACAGGATTCAGTGGCAACACATATTTCAGCCCCTTACCTATTCAGGAGAGCAGATTTAAAGTTAAAACCAAGTTTGAGCCCAGAAGAATATGGAGTATGATCGACGGCAATGACATCATCTTTGATTACGAAGATGGATATGTGACATTCGTGGTGAAAGAACTGGGAGACTACGAGGGGATTGTGATTGAACGTTAA
- a CDS encoding helix-turn-helix domain-containing protein codes for MGKISEYYRSSENCPIRTVLDRIGDKWSILVILILGEEETIRFNELQKSMGDISQKMLTVTLRKLESDGLVHRTIFPEIPPRVEYKLTERGKSLLPHIHSLSAWAADNIEGIKQSREHSGH; via the coding sequence ATGGGAAAAATATCAGAATATTATCGAAGTTCAGAAAACTGCCCTATTCGGACAGTGCTAGACCGCATCGGAGACAAATGGTCAATCCTGGTAATTCTAATCCTCGGAGAAGAAGAAACCATAAGATTCAATGAGCTGCAAAAATCAATGGGGGATATTTCCCAGAAGATGTTGACAGTTACATTAAGAAAACTTGAATCCGATGGATTGGTACATCGTACGATTTTTCCGGAAATACCCCCGAGGGTGGAATACAAGCTAACGGAAAGAGGAAAATCGCTGTTACCCCATATCCATAGTCTTTCTGCCTGGGCAGCCGATAACATAGAGGGAATAAAACAATCCAGAGAGCACTCTGGACATTAA
- a CDS encoding OmpA family protein has product MKKMIFSLLAISLLWTTSYAALLTSPCEGKELFSPLSNHKITYCDDKAFDAYEFRYVDEQGATQNYNKSGELSKISYAWQGEFEQRPSKEQIFKNYENAVLQAGGEVLYNRTEINFRLKKGGFAYFIQVNTDNSGTYQVITLKEAPLDQEVFLTADTIQKLIEEDGQVNFYGIYFDTDKFQVKSESDPVLKEIAAYLLSNPQHSVFFVGHTDMTGSLENNQKLSEQRAKEVVKTLVEKYSVSETRMKAFGIGPLSPMSVNSTEEGKAKNRRVVMVLSN; this is encoded by the coding sequence ATGAAAAAAATGATTTTTTCTCTACTTGCGATTTCCCTCTTATGGACTACTTCTTACGCTGCCTTGCTTACTTCACCTTGTGAGGGGAAAGAGCTTTTCTCTCCGCTTTCCAACCATAAGATCACTTATTGTGATGATAAGGCATTTGATGCATATGAGTTTAGATATGTAGATGAGCAAGGGGCTACTCAAAACTATAACAAATCAGGGGAGCTGAGCAAGATTTCTTATGCCTGGCAGGGTGAATTCGAGCAGCGACCATCCAAGGAACAGATTTTTAAAAATTATGAAAATGCAGTCCTTCAGGCTGGGGGAGAAGTGCTGTATAATCGTACTGAAATTAATTTTCGCTTAAAAAAAGGAGGATTTGCATATTTTATTCAAGTGAATACGGACAATAGCGGGACCTACCAAGTAATTACTCTCAAAGAAGCTCCACTTGATCAGGAGGTGTTTTTGACTGCTGATACTATCCAGAAACTAATAGAAGAAGACGGGCAGGTGAATTTCTATGGGATCTACTTTGATACGGACAAATTCCAAGTCAAGTCCGAATCTGACCCTGTCCTTAAAGAAATTGCGGCATATCTACTATCCAACCCCCAACATTCTGTATTTTTTGTGGGGCATACAGATATGACAGGGAGCTTGGAAAATAATCAAAAGCTATCTGAGCAGAGAGCCAAAGAGGTAGTCAAAACACTTGTGGAAAAATACTCAGTTTCTGAAACAAGGATGAAAGCTTTTGGGATTGGCCCACTCAGTCCTATGTCTGTCAACTCCACAGAAGAAGGTAAGGCAAAAAACCGCAGAGTAGTCATGGTCTTGTCTAACTGA
- a CDS encoding dicarboxylate/amino acid:cation symporter, with product MKQLFSNLLFKVFISIVLGILFGLYLPESVNRIFATFNSFFGQFLNFAIPLIILGLIMPAISDLGKGAGRLLLITAAIAYGSTIFSGFMSYFTSSTIFPSLLASHVNDAAEIGESGEDLLPYFSITIPAVIDVMSALVLAFVIGLGLSFQENSTLQKVVKDFEAIIMQVIENVIIPLLPLFILGIFANMAFSGQVYSILSVFLNIIGVIFAMHIFLILLQYIITGALVKKNPLRLLATMMPAYFTALGTQSSAATIPVTLEQAEKNGVSPKIAGFVIPLCATIHLSGSIMKITACAMALMILGGVPFDFGMFAGFIFMLGVAMVAAPGVPGGAIMAAIAILQSMLGFSEEMVGLMIALYIAMDSFGTACNVTGDGAIALVVDKITKKS from the coding sequence ATGAAGCAACTATTCTCCAATCTACTGTTCAAAGTATTTATTTCCATTGTTTTGGGCATCCTTTTCGGGCTTTACTTGCCGGAGTCTGTCAATCGGATTTTTGCTACATTCAACTCATTTTTTGGACAGTTCCTCAACTTCGCTATCCCACTGATTATTTTGGGTTTGATCATGCCGGCAATCTCTGATCTGGGAAAAGGAGCCGGGAGATTATTGCTGATCACGGCAGCTATCGCGTACGGTTCTACCATCTTTTCCGGATTTATGAGCTACTTCACTTCTTCCACGATTTTTCCATCCTTGCTGGCTTCCCATGTAAATGATGCTGCTGAGATTGGGGAGAGCGGAGAGGATTTATTGCCATATTTCAGCATCACCATTCCGGCGGTCATCGATGTGATGTCGGCTTTGGTTTTGGCTTTTGTAATTGGCTTAGGACTTTCCTTTCAGGAGAATTCCACCTTGCAGAAGGTGGTCAAGGATTTTGAGGCGATCATTATGCAGGTAATTGAAAATGTAATCATTCCGCTTTTGCCACTCTTTATTCTTGGGATTTTTGCAAATATGGCTTTCAGTGGGCAGGTGTACTCCATACTTTCTGTGTTCTTGAATATCATAGGGGTGATTTTCGCCATGCATATTTTCCTGATCTTATTGCAGTATATTATTACAGGAGCATTGGTAAAGAAGAATCCTTTGCGGTTGCTGGCGACTATGATGCCTGCTTACTTTACAGCACTGGGCACACAGTCCTCGGCAGCGACTATCCCGGTGACACTGGAACAGGCGGAGAAGAACGGCGTTTCCCCAAAAATAGCCGGATTTGTGATTCCACTCTGTGCCACTATCCATTTGTCCGGGAGCATCATGAAAATCACAGCCTGTGCCATGGCGTTGATGATTTTGGGAGGAGTTCCCTTTGACTTCGGCATGTTTGCTGGATTTATTTTCATGCTGGGTGTGGCGATGGTCGCGGCTCCGGGTGTACCTGGGGGTGCTATTATGGCTGCCATTGCGATATTGCAGTCCATGCTTGGCTTCAGCGAAGAAATGGTAGGTTTGATGATCGCGCTTTATATTGCTATGGACAGCTTCGGTACCGCCTGTAATGTTACAGGTGACGGAGCCATTGCGCTCGTAGTGGATAAAATCACAAAAAAGAGCTAA
- a CDS encoding DUF1398 domain-containing protein, with protein MVIRQSSAKPKNTESLELSLNTLNKILSQIGSLIDYFITEQFKQSKKMLTLKQIEEAHNKVQTGADFPAYIHELQLLGVKYYETYVSDGHAVYFSGEGNQVTTPAIYSTLEIADTSNKDQFKIELTAHQQGKSDYPTFCQDAAKYGIDKWVVMIDKMTCTYYDKNGEEVLVESITDHT; from the coding sequence TTGGTTATACGCCAATCATCTGCTAAACCAAAGAATACAGAATCACTGGAATTATCGCTGAATACATTAAATAAAATTCTATCTCAAATAGGCTCATTAATTGATTACTTTATCACTGAACAGTTTAAACAATCGAAGAAAATGTTAACACTCAAACAAATAGAAGAAGCTCATAACAAGGTGCAAACAGGAGCTGATTTTCCAGCGTACATCCACGAACTTCAGTTGTTAGGCGTGAAATATTATGAGACTTATGTATCTGATGGTCACGCTGTTTACTTTAGTGGAGAAGGGAATCAAGTTACCACACCAGCTATTTATAGTACGTTGGAAATTGCCGACACGAGTAACAAAGATCAATTTAAAATTGAATTAACGGCTCATCAACAAGGAAAATCAGACTACCCGACCTTCTGTCAAGATGCTGCTAAGTACGGTATTGACAAATGGGTGGTAATGATAGATAAAATGACCTGTACTTATTATGATAAAAATGGAGAAGAAGTGCTGGTAGAATCCATTACAGACCATACCTAA
- a CDS encoding linear amide C-N hydrolase — protein sequence MLSSLFLLFSVLVIENTLACTRVVYQGPNGTIVTARSMDWKDDIPANLWIFPRGMERNGEVGASSVKWKSRYGSVVTSSWDIASTDGMNEVGLVGNLLWLVESEYPDFQKDTDQPGLSISLWLQYVLDNFSTVQEAVEALGKEEFVVVSSFIPGTDKFTTVHLSISDKTGNNAIFEYIGGKLVIHQDMSYVAMTNSPVFEEQLAINSYWKGIPGTIMLPGTNRAADRFVRASYYIDAIPKTDDMKVVIPSVFSVIRNCSVPFGISSASEPNISSTRWRTVSDQKNLVYYFDNVLNPNVVWVEFSKIDFSENGQVRKLSLDKNENYAGESSQDFKTADPFQFSGLE from the coding sequence TTGTTATCATCGCTATTCTTGTTGTTTTCTGTGCTGGTTATCGAGAATACCCTAGCCTGTACCAGAGTGGTCTATCAGGGACCCAATGGCACAATAGTCACTGCCCGGTCTATGGATTGGAAAGACGACATACCTGCAAACCTTTGGATCTTCCCTAGAGGAATGGAGAGAAACGGTGAGGTGGGAGCTTCCTCCGTAAAATGGAAATCAAGGTACGGAAGTGTGGTGACCAGCTCCTGGGATATAGCTTCTACCGATGGTATGAATGAAGTGGGACTTGTTGGCAATTTATTATGGCTGGTAGAGTCAGAATATCCCGATTTCCAAAAGGACACAGATCAGCCGGGATTGTCTATTTCACTTTGGCTACAGTATGTACTGGACAATTTTTCAACAGTACAAGAAGCCGTAGAAGCATTGGGCAAAGAGGAATTTGTGGTGGTCTCCTCATTTATTCCGGGCACCGATAAATTTACCACCGTGCATCTTTCCATTTCCGACAAAACAGGAAACAACGCAATCTTTGAATACATAGGTGGAAAACTGGTAATCCACCAGGACATGTCTTATGTAGCTATGACCAATTCACCTGTTTTTGAAGAGCAATTGGCCATCAACTCCTACTGGAAAGGCATTCCCGGTACCATTATGCTTCCAGGCACCAACCGAGCCGCGGATCGCTTTGTACGTGCTTCCTATTATATAGATGCCATTCCCAAAACCGACGACATGAAAGTGGTGATCCCGAGCGTCTTCAGTGTGATCAGGAATTGTTCAGTTCCTTTCGGGATTTCCTCTGCATCAGAACCCAATATCTCATCTACCCGCTGGAGAACAGTATCCGACCAGAAAAACCTTGTGTACTACTTCGATAATGTATTAAATCCCAATGTAGTCTGGGTAGAATTCAGCAAAATTGATTTCAGCGAAAACGGCCAGGTTCGTAAGTTGAGCCTTGATAAAAACGAGAATTATGCAGGGGAGTCGTCTCAAGATTTTAAAACCGCAGATCCATTTCAGTTTTCAGGGCTTGAATGA
- a CDS encoding ABC transporter ATP-binding protein, producing MLTAYEVISLGRYPYTNWSGKLSAHDHSIIQSAIKLTSAEELIQRPIHELSDGERQKIMMARALAQEPHVMILDEVTAFLDLPRRVDFMQMLNKMARESGCAILLSTHDLDLALRAADQIWLLPKNGEFIVGSPESLVLNGAFEKAFASEGV from the coding sequence TTGCTTACCGCCTATGAGGTGATCTCTCTCGGTAGATATCCATACACCAACTGGTCTGGCAAGCTAAGTGCACATGACCATAGTATTATCCAATCGGCAATAAAGTTGACCAGCGCAGAGGAGCTGATCCAACGGCCAATTCATGAACTAAGTGATGGAGAAAGACAAAAAATCATGATGGCCCGGGCATTGGCACAGGAGCCTCATGTAATGATCTTGGATGAGGTCACCGCATTCCTGGATCTTCCACGAAGGGTTGATTTTATGCAAATGCTGAATAAGATGGCGAGAGAATCCGGTTGTGCTATCCTCCTATCCACACATGATCTGGATCTGGCCTTGAGAGCCGCTGATCAGATATGGCTACTTCCTAAAAACGGGGAATTCATCGTAGGCTCTCCTGAAAGCCTGGTTCTCAATGGCGCATTCGAAAAAGCATTTGCCAGCGAAGGAGTATAG
- a CDS encoding phytanoyl-CoA dioxygenase family protein: protein MLSTQEIEFLDTHGYLDLGQLLSKDQVLQVNGRIEELLQSEGENAGAELAESKYIRHPKEEGSDRLADLVNKGSVFDVFYTHPRVLAGIEAVLGQAYKLSSLNYRAAKPTKGLQKLHVDWKNTVVNGSYQVCNSIWLLDDFTPHNGATRIVPKSHKWSSLPDEVMADPFDRHPEEIRIIAPAGSVFIFNSHVWHGGTTNQTQQVRRSIHSYFCTTAQPQQIDQKKYITEETFKRIGQKGREILDV, encoded by the coding sequence ATGCTCTCAACACAGGAAATCGAATTTTTAGACACACATGGTTATCTTGATTTAGGACAACTATTAAGCAAAGATCAAGTCCTACAAGTCAATGGCCGAATTGAGGAATTGCTGCAGTCAGAGGGTGAAAATGCTGGGGCGGAACTTGCAGAATCAAAATACATCCGCCACCCAAAAGAAGAAGGGTCAGACCGTCTTGCTGACTTGGTCAACAAAGGGTCTGTCTTCGATGTGTTTTATACGCATCCTCGTGTGCTGGCGGGTATTGAAGCCGTGTTGGGACAGGCTTATAAATTATCCTCCCTCAATTACCGGGCTGCCAAACCCACTAAAGGACTTCAGAAACTCCATGTGGATTGGAAAAACACGGTGGTAAATGGTTCTTATCAGGTTTGTAACAGTATTTGGCTTTTGGATGATTTCACACCCCATAATGGGGCCACCCGAATCGTACCCAAATCCCACAAATGGAGCAGCTTGCCTGATGAAGTGATGGCAGATCCTTTTGACAGGCATCCCGAAGAAATAAGGATCATAGCCCCGGCAGGTTCGGTTTTTATCTTCAACTCACACGTATGGCATGGTGGTACAACCAATCAAACGCAACAGGTTCGGAGGAGTATCCATAGTTATTTCTGTACAACAGCGCAACCTCAGCAGATCGACCAAAAAAAGTACATCACCGAAGAAACTTTCAAGAGGATTGGGCAAAAAGGACGAGAGATTTTGGATGTTTGA